Proteins encoded together in one Benincasa hispida cultivar B227 chromosome 1, ASM972705v1, whole genome shotgun sequence window:
- the LOC120089028 gene encoding pentatricopeptide repeat-containing protein At2g22410, mitochondrial-like, translating to MKSPRSACRLFSTFSDSQRATSNSASLNSIKKLHGQLIRTQMHVDPSSIFEVIRYYALSPQYLHKAHFVFNQIQEPTLLVWNQMIHGLSKSYRPNDAIHFYNTMYYKGIKGSHLTFIFLFKACARVDVGQGQMVHVRAMKLGFESYLFVSNALIHMYTGFRELAMARKLFDGMPERDVISWNSIIYGYYQFNRYKEVLDLFREMQAVNVRADSLTMMKAILASSFLSEWETADYLVKYIDEHRIVVDIYLGNTLIYMYGRRGMADFAGRVFYQMKEKNIVSWNTMIMGYAKVGNLIAAKKVFDDMPSRDVISWTSMIIGYSQAKQYAEAMKLFQEMMGSMVKPDKITVATVLSACAHLGSLDVGEAVHDYMHKHDIESDVFVGNSLIDMYCKCGVVEKALQVFNEMKTKDSVSWISIISGLAVNGFAHSALNVFDQMLKEDIFPTHGTFVGVLQACAHGGLVDKGLEHFESMENTYGLAPEMKHYGCVVDLLSRSGYLDEAYSFIKKMPIVPDVTIWRILLSACKLHGNVVLAEIVSKKLLELDPSNSGNYVLSSSTYAGSDRWDDVLRIRELMEVTNLWKPYAYSSIEERT from the coding sequence ATGAAATCCCCCAGATCAGCTTGTCGCCTGTTCAGCACCTTCTCCGACTCACAAAGAGCCACAAGTAATTCAGCCTCCCTCAATTCGATCAAGAAGCTCCACGGCCAGCTTATAAGAACCCAAATGCACGTCGACCCATCTTCTATCTTTGAAGTTATTAGGTATTATGCACTTTCTCCACAGTATTTGCACAAGGCCCATTTCGTTTTCAACCAAATTCAGGAACCCACATTGCTAGTATGGAACCAGATGATCCACGGTCTATCAAAGAGCTATCGACCTAATGATGCAATTCATTTCTATAATACCATGTATTACAAAGGAATAAAGGGGAGTCATTTgactttcatatttttattcaaGGCTTGTGCAAGAGTTGATGTTGGGCAAGGCCAGATGGTTCATGTTCGTGCTATGAAACTTGGGTTTGAATCCTATCTTTTTGTTTCAAATGCTTTGATTCATATGTATACGGGCTTTCGTGAGTTGGCAATGGCACGGAAGTTGTTCGATGGAATGCCGGAAAGAGATGTAATTTCGTGGAATTCTATAATTTATGGATATTATCAATTTAATAGATATAAGGAGGTATTGGATCTTTTTAGGGAAATGCAGGCCGTAAATGTGAGAGCTGATTCTTTGACAATGATGAAAGCTATTTTAGCATCCAGCTTTTTAAGTGAATGGGAAACGGCAGACTATTTGGTGAAGTACATTGATGAACACCGTATTGTGGTCGATATCTATCTAGGAAACACTTTGATATACATGTATGGACGCCGTGGTATGGCAGATTTTGCAGGCAGAGTGTTTTATCAgatgaaagagaaaaatattgtaTCATGGAATACAATGATTATGGGCTATGCAAAAGTAGGGAATTTAATTGCTGCAAAGAAGGTTTTTGATGATATGCCTTCAAGGGATGTAATCTCATGGACATCCATGATCATAGGCTATTCTCAAGCTAAGCAATATGCCGAGGCAATGAAGCTTTTTCAAGAAATGATGGGGTCTATGGTGAAACCAGATAAAATAACTGTGGCTACTGTGCTTTCTGCTTGTGCCCATTTGGGCTCACTTGATGTGGGAGAGGCAGTTCATGACTACATGCACAAGCATGACATCGAATCAGATGTTTTTGTAGGAAACTCTTTGATTGATATGTATTGCAAATGTGGCGTGGTTGAGAAGGCACTGCAAGTTTTTAATGAGATGAAAACTAAGGACTCAGTGTCATGGATTTCTATTATTTCAGGTCTTGCTGTGAATGGTTTTGCCCATTCTGCACTTAATGTCTTTGATCAAATGTTGAAAGAAGACATTTTCCCAACTCATGGGACTTTTGTAGGGGTTTTACAAGCTTGCGCTCATGGAGGATTGGTAGACAAGGGATTGGAACACTTTGAGAGCATGGAAAACACATATGGACTTGCACCAGAAATGAAGCATTATGGATGTGTCGTGGATCTTTTGAGTCGTTCTGGCTATCTGGACGAGGCCTACAGCTTCATAAAGAAAATGCCGATTGTTCCCGATGTTACAATATGGAGAATATTGTTAAGTGCTTGCAAGCTTCATGGAAATGTCGTATTGGCTGAGATTGTCTCAAAGAAGCTTCTTGAATTAGATCCTAGTAATAGCGGGAATTATGTTCTCTCTTCAAGCACATATGCAGGATCAGACAGGTGGGATGATGTTTTGAGGATTAGAGAACTGATGGAAGTGACTAACCTGTGGAAACCATACGCTTATAGTTCCATTGAAGAGAGAACATAA